From Sardina pilchardus chromosome 9, fSarPil1.1, whole genome shotgun sequence, a single genomic window includes:
- the igsf8 gene encoding immunoglobulin superfamily member 8, with protein sequence MARWRIAFICLQWVIHYALCREVIVPDGPLYRVAGFPLTLPCAVTGYEGPRTQDFEWFQYRSDTGGHQIGVVSTQDPGFPYAPFLPRVRSGEIRVERDSGDRARLVVQRLRPDDQGRFECYTPSTDSRYQGNYSASVVVKVIPDTLLISHPRTLSGQPMTEGSELQLTCKASAVSQQHTHLAITFGVRGGAGAAVGPPGAQGHTLREIISLDRGLAVTPGRGGSYDKRYQAGEIGLEKRVGDSSGDLYVMKIGALAPEDSGSYFCEAAQWIRDPDGTWQRIAQRTMELGNLTVQPLADSLTVTSSPSSEVTLQVGSPLILTCQVAGVGSWARSSLLVQWMRRGAGGGVEVEVARLGPDGVVTWGDDSTRQGAASMEKEAEGKYTLRRFAAYPSDAGLYRCAVSVYAGKLNPGPSAPATVTQRSEGVTVNVKTKDVSVAAVAVVPRGPLLRRGNTVAVLCNVSVTTTGPSQVEIQWLSKPQSPEGLGEKPLADDPGRVLALLTYDGLSRIYGNGSELSVDRLAPDCYRLRIHAARVEDQGHYLCQVAVWGQDPNGAWYNTGARAESTTVRVYLYARVMDLLLIPLVIGVSSALFVGVVIIATVTCCFMRRLARQRSQK encoded by the exons ATGGCACGGTGGCGGATAGCATTCATCTGTTTACAGTGGG taaTCCACTATGCGTTGTGCCGCGAGGTGATTGTTCCTGATGGCCCACTGTACCGAGTGGCAGGGTTCCCCCTGACTCTTCCCTGTGCCGTGACTGGTTACGAGGGCCCACGCACGCAAGACTTCGAGTGGTTCCAGTACCGGTCCGACACTGGAGGACACCAGATCGGGGTGGTCTCCACGCAGGACCCCGGCTTCCCCTACGCCCCCTTCCTGCCCAGAGTGCGCTCGGGGGAGATCCGGGTAGAGAGGGACTCGGGTGACAGAGCCAGGCTGGTGGTGCAGCGGCTGCGGCCAGATGACCAGGGCCGCTTTGAGTGCTACACGCCCAGCACTGACTCACGTTACCAAGGCAACTACAGCGCTTCTGTGGTAGTGAAAG TGATCCCGGACACCCTGCTGATCAGTCACCCCCGCACTCTGAGTGGCCAGCCGATGACGGAGGGATCGGAACTGCAGCTCACCTGCAAGGCCTCCGCCGTGTCCCAGCAGCACACTCACCTGGCCATCACCTTCGGcgtgcggggcggggcgggggcgGCCGTGGGCCCCCCGGGGGCTCAGGGCCACACCCTGCGGGAGATCATCTCCCTGGACCGCGGGCTGGCGGTCACGCCCGGCCGCGGCGGCTCCTACGACAAGCGCTACCAGGCCGGCGAGATCGGGCTGGAGAAGAGGGTCGGCGACAGCAGCGGAGATCTGTACGTGATGAAGATCGGCGCCCTGGCCCCGGAGGACTCTGGGTCGTACTTCTGCGAGGCGGCTCAGTGGATCCGGGACCCGGACGGCACGTGGCAGAGAATCGCGCAGAGGACCATGGAGCTGGGCAACCTGACCGTCCAGCCTCTGG CGGACTCCCTGACGGTGACCTCCAGCCCCAGCAGCGAGGTGACCCTGCAGGTGGGCTCCCCGCTCATCCTGACCTGCCAGGTGGCGGGCGTCGGCTCCTGGGCGCGCTCCTCGCTCCTGGTGCAGTGGATGCGGCGGGGGGCGGGCGGCggcgtggaggtggaggtggcccGCCTCGGGCCGGACGGCGTGGTCACCTGGGGCGACGACTCCACCCGCCAGGGCGCCGCGTCCATGGAGAAGGAGGCGGAGGGGAAGTACACGCTCCGGCGCTTTGCGGCGTACCCCTCCGACGCCGGGCTGTACCGCTGCGCCGTGAGCGTCTACGCCGGAAAGCTGAACCCGGGACCCTCCGCCCCGGCCACCGTCACCCAGAGGTCTGAGGGAGTGACGGTCAACGTTAAGACTAAAG ACGTGAGTGTGGCAGCGGTGGCTGTGGTGCCTCGCGGGCCGCTGCTGCGGCGAGGGAACACCGTGGCCGTGCTCTGCAACGTCTCCGTGACCACCACGGGCCCCTCCCAGGTGGAGATCCAGTGGCTGTCCAAGCCGCAGTCTCCCGAGGGCCTGGGCGAGAAGCCCCTGGCGGACGACCCCGGCCGCGTCCTGGCACTGCTGACCTACGACGGCCTGTCCCGCATCTACGGCAACGGGAGCGAGCTGAGCGTGGACCGCTTGGCCCCCGACTGCTACCGTCTGAGGATCCACGCCGCCAGGGTGGAGGACCAGGGGCACTACCTGTGCCAGGTGGCGGTGTGGGGACAGGACCCCAACGGAGCGTGGTACAACACTGGAGCCAGAGCTGAATCGACTACGGTCCGGGTCTACCTGTATGCCAGAG TCATGGATCTTCTCCTTATTCCCCTCGTGATTGGAGTGTCGTCAGCCTTGTTTGTGGGTGTTGTTATTATTGCCACAGTGACCTGTTGTTTCATGAGGAGGTTGGCAAGGCAACGCTCACAGAAGTAG
- the LOC134092762 gene encoding uncharacterized protein LOC134092762, which yields MSTPGPPRAQEEEDGEEDLPTFLAGLEERRWRSEQLDRIRVFLDSAVQREAELGELLDWLSFTKESFEHFDHERELDGIASSESIHFMESKLSKFMFDLDCGINRLHSLWKSVYSTNKRKTKKEETAIHKGSVWHWWRETKVDAKAVSRIQELQPPTVEAILEDASFATKCASELSFILGDMQKSMSGNKALCIAFHFVQTGLQNINQAFQERSKEFTMGKERYNRKNSSSKMSQLSTQLYMEKDKVKALGDKIADLREERQALLFHLKNIQEQSHQKGAVSPESVVYQNVQDSKPVANAEPNAVPTNNVPRPSRQKGQKQHHLAEITESDTTEEKAESVVEQIEKKSTHLLGEFRQTVFGILENSMMFDDNKELGKETEMTKPEKVLKLYKFLQCSMHDCFNDIMSHIRGRCTEEIMELPFQETSLLESELWDDPGSNPSDMLKDLSKEMKKHNKSIKNAGASLDSLFSLQDKHGKVFDQKRRATLGQLMGMFKTINNIEKQQACKLRLTLESLWTMHKRMVDKQEPANIHLPSPQKTPKKPAEPKVVEETVEEKVIQEIVEEEEHVVVEKPQRVETLIKKVVPAKLVPRIESSFNPEPQSPDPIGDAESVSPVDHTDRYAEQISEQAQGLLQSQLRRPVYVIDVESQRVNEKLLDQALLKRTITPRLYHLVRDVIMQTQVSIENRLCCIMQRFMRHARLQQVCKILNGRLLEARSLNDGHTVRKCYFYLQKLEKLQTKVSDSGYTKQASVDQIRKSCMTRMMCLFNQLKLDFGIHLAAPYCCSVQDCLPYPILTIVPKKLQWSLNPSRCQRSHHSNPQPPALSPLLSSLLPALYDRHLTTSESDRTSERDTPGSDHASYERLWEVQHTNNSIWLTTKQPAALPLPMPTLPRLLEMDVNHERRKARRTLQDRMNGALGQLLKSRGDSLLTTKK from the exons ATGTCCACCCCTGGTCCGCCCCGTgcccaagaagaagaagatggtgAGGAAGATTTACCAACATTCTTGGCGGGATTGGAGGAAAGACGATGGAGGTCGGAACAACTGGACCGGATCCGAGTATTTCTGGATTCAGCAGTACAGAGAGAGGCGGAACTGGGAGAACTGCTGGACTGGTTGTCTTTCACCA AGGAATCTTTTGAACATTTTGACCATGAAAGAGAATTAGACGGGATTGCTTCATCGGAATCCATACATTTCATGGAGAGCAAACTGAGCAAGTTTATGTTTGATCTGGATTGTGGCATCAACCGTTTGCACAGCCTTTGGAAATCCGTATATAGCACGAATAAGaggaagacaaagaaagaggagaCTG CAATACATAAAGGAAGTGTGTGGCACTGGTGGCGAGAGACCAAAGTTGATGCAAAGGCCGTCAGTCGCATCCAGGAGCTACAGCCTCCCACTGTCGAGGCCATTTTGGAAGACGCCAGCTTTGCCACTAAATGTGCCTCGGAGCTCTCGTTCATATTGGGGGACATGCAGAAGTCCATGTCTGGCAATAAAGCCCTGTGTATAGCCTTTCACTTTGTCCAGACGGGCTTGCAGAACATAAACCAGGCCTTCCAGGAGAGAAGCAAGGAGTTCACCATGGGGAAAGAGCGTTATAACAGaaagaacagcagcagcaaaatgTCACAGCTAAGCACTCAGCTGTATATGGAAAAAGACAAAGTAAAAGCCCTAGGAGACAAAATAGCAGACCTGAGGGAAGAGAGGCAGGCTCTTCTGTTCCATTTAAAAAATATCCAAGAGCAGTCACACCAAAAAGGTGCGGTCTCGCCTGAGTCAGTAGTGTACCAAAACGTGCAAGACTCAAAGCCCGTCGCTAATGCTGAACCAAATGCAGTCCCTACGAACAATGTACCCAGACCCTCtcggcaaaaaggccaaaagcAACATCACTTGGCTGAGATCACTGAGAGTGACACCACGGAGGAGAAGGCCGAGAGCGTTGTAGAACAGATCGAGAAAAAGAGTACTCACCTGCTTGGGGAGTTTCGGCAAACTGTGTTTGGAATCCTTGAGAACTCCATGATGTTTGATGATAACAAGGAACTGGGCAAAGAAACAGAGATGACCAAACCTGAAAAAGTACTGAAGCTCTATAAGTTTTTGCAGTGCTCCATGCACGACTGCTTCAATGATATAATGTCGCACATCCGCGGGAGATGTACAGAAGAAATCATGGAACTGCCCTTTCAGGAAACGTCTCTGCTCGAATCTGAGCTATGGGATGATCCAGGATCAAATCCCAGTGATATGTTGAAAGATTTGAGTAAAGAGATGAAGAAGCATAACAAGTCCATCAAAAATGCTGGGGCATCTTTGGACAGCCTGTTTTCACTACAAGACAAACACGGTAAGGTTTTTGACCAGAAACGTCGTGCTACCTTGGGTCAACTCATGGGCATGTTTAAGACCATCAATAACATTGAAAAACAGCAAGCCTGTAAATTGCGCCTTACCCTTGAGAGCTTGTGGACGATGCACAAGCGAATGGTCGATAAACAGGAGCCAGCAAACATCCATCTCCCTTCTCCTCAAAAAACTCCAAAGAAGCCAGCTGAACCCAAGGTAGTAGAGGAAACAGTGGAGGAGAAAGTCATCCAAGAGattgtggaggaagaggaacatGTGGTTGTTGAGAAACCTCAAAGAGTTGAGACACTTATCAAGAAAGTGGTTCCGGCAAAGCTGGTTCCACGCATCGAGTCCTCTTTTAACCCTGAGCCACAGAGCCCTGACCCCATCGGAGACGCAGAGTCGGTCAGTCCCGTGGACCACACGGATCGATATGCAGAGCAGATCTCGGAGCAGGCCCAGGGCTTATTACAGTCGCAACTGAGAAGACCCGTGTACGTCATCGATGTGGAGTCTCAGCGGGTTAATGAAAAGCTACTGGACCAGGCCTTGCTGAAGAGAACCATCACCCCAAGGCTTTACCATCTGGTCAGGGACGTCATCATGCAGACACAGGTCAGCATCGAGAATCGCCTCTGCTGCATCATGCAGAGGTTCATGAGACATGCAAGACTCCAACAAGTCTG CAAGATTTTAAATGGCAGATTGCTTGAAGCTCGCAGCCTGAACGATGGTCATACTGTAAGAAAGTGTTACTTCTACCTGCAAAAACTGGAAAAGCTCCAAACAAAAGTATCTGACAGTGGTTATACCAAGCAGGCCTCAGTTGATCAAATTCGCAAAAGCTGCATGACACGAATGATGTGCTTGTTCAACCAG CTGAAACTGGATTTTGGCATACATCTGGCAGCACCCTATTGTTGCTCAGTTCAGGACTGTTTGCCGTACCCGATTCTGACAATAGTGCCGAAAAAACTGCAGTGGTCGCTCAATCCCTCCCGTTGTCAACGCAGTCACCACTCGAACCCTCAACCACCTGCACtgtccccactcctctcctctctactgccCGCACTGTATGATCGCCACCTGACAACCAGCGAAAG TGACCGCACCAGTGAAAGGGACACACCAGGGTCAGACCACGCCAGCTATGAGCGGTTATGGGAGGTGCAGCACACCAACAACAGCATATGGCTTACAACCAAACAGCCTGCAGCGCTACCTCTGCCCATGCCAACTCTTCCTCGTTTGCTTGAGATGGACGTGAACCATGAGAGAAGGAAAGCTCGGCGAACTCTGCAAGACAG AATGAATGGAGCACTAGGACAGCTTTTGAAATCTAGAGGCGATTCTCTGCTgacgacaaagaaataa